The genomic stretch ACTTTAAATTTCAACCTTTGATTTGGAATTATGATTTGGAAATGCAAGTatattaattgaatttaaaaCTTATGGAGTCTGAATGTTATTGATTAAATCACCGTGTATAAAACAACTCAACATAACTATCtatttgttataaaaaaaaacaaacataacTCTATCTATAATTACACACAATTTATCAATATGATATCTTAATATGGTGGTATAGATTATAGCCTTATCAAACAAGAAACTAAAATCATAGTTTACTTCATAACTAGGTAAAATACAAAGTCAGTATAAGCTATCAGATCTTTCTCTCTCTAATGTACTAAACAAGATAAGAGTTATCGTAATTTAAGTAAATTCTTCTTCCATTCCTGTGTTTCTAGCATAACAAATTAACAATGTAAAAGAGAAACTAACTCTTTAGACATGCATACACAGTTTATAAAATAGCAGAAGTCAATCCAATGCTAATAATCAAAGGaaatgtttattaatatatatatgtacaacaTAGTATATGCATTAAACTGAGCCTGAGCCTGTGCCTGCTAGTTCCGAGGAATGCTCCAAGTTTCAACATTATTAGTTCAATAAATACATACATTTCACTCTACAAAGATTCAACAGTAACAACATTTTAAGTAATCAACATATACTGATCAAACAGATCAAAGTTGAGACCAAGTAGTGTGAGAAGGTTAATTCCTGAACCATCACCCGTGCTACATCTGCGGAAATTTCCATTTGCTTGCATTACCCTTCTCAAAATCCAAACCGCGTAGTTATATGTTTCCTCGCTTTCTTTTGGACTTCTAGTTGAGCTTAGGCTGCACCATGAAAATCCTACATAATTAGTATATGGCATGGGATGAGAAGCGGAGAAAACTCGAAAAAATCCCCGCATCCCCTTCTCccttaatttgatttgaaatGCATTATCACTTCCTATGTTGTTCTTCAACAATGATTTCTGCTAGTATAATGTCAACAAACAGAGGCACAAGCAAACAATAAATTTCTAAGCTAAAAGAACAGGCCATCTCACCAGAGCAACTGGTTGAATTAAGTTATGGCTCATCCTCATCTTCGGAATGAGGTAAATGTTCTGGAAGCGTCATAACTTTCACTTTTACTGGCCCATCCATCCCTTCTGGGATATTCAACTCCACACCACTATCCCCGCCATGAACATTCCCTGAAGTCACAAAGACAAGCAAACAAAACAGTTTGAGCTCATAGAACATTATATTTTCCCGACCTCAAAAAATGCATATTGCATTATTTTCAGATTCCAAGTTTCATGTTTTCCTCATGAATACGACCCTACCATACCCTGCCAGCAAATCAAAACTTAATCCTAAGCTAATTGTAGTGACTATCATGAGCATTTTCCATTCAACTGAGGTTTAGACATGATGATGCATACATGTCCCTTTTCACTGCCACTGACAACACGAAAATTTTAACCGAATTTAACAAAGGGAATAAGCAAGTTTAAGTGTGACAAATTGCAATCAAGTTACAGCATTTGAAAAGTTGATTGCAATTAGAGCTTAAACCCATTTGTTCAGTGGTGTCTTTCTAACTCAAGAAAAAAGTCCAAATATTTTGATAGAATTCAAGGGAGTTTCCCAAAAATACAAACAACCACCACACTTCAACAACAAAAAGAACAGATTGCATAGCTTTTCTGaaggaaaaaaaaagagcaaacatATCATaaagtaattttcttttttctttttgaagcTTGAAAACAACCTTATCCTCTTGCTAAATACAAAGGTTGACACTTTTAGCAAAGATTTTGTCCTAGAAGAAACACCCAACAGCTTATGTTTCCAACAGAACCCACCAATGCCATCACCCTCCTAATTCAACTTCGTTAATTCACAAGGATGAATCAAACCCCAAACAGAAAATCAATTTAACTAAACATACCATTATCTAACAATTAAATTTCTAAACAATACTATCAACCAATCCTTATTAACTAGACTACACCATAATTATATATCATAAATTCATAGCCAAACCCTTAATATCTAagagtaaaaaaaatgaaattatgaAAACCCCAAATTTTCCTTCATTTAACCCTAATCCCCAAAAAATCTCAAATCCAATACCATAAAAACCCGTTCCAAATTCAATTAActtaaaataaaagcaaatatatCTCCATCCATGACACaattaatcaaaaaaattaaaactttatgaaaaaaaattgggGAAAAAGCTACCTTTAATGAAGTAATTGGAGGAAGGCCACCCACGAAGATTAGAAAGCGAAATCGCCTCATCATTAACCAAAGGCTGTTGCTTTTCGGCATCCGTAAGCTTATGAACCAAATGAACAACATTAGAAGGAGTAGGTCGTGGCGGGACCCAAAAAGAAGATCCAGGAACAAAAGGCAACCAATCTGGCGTGGCTTTCTTCACCAGAATTCTATGGATCAAATCATCAAACAGCTTCAGTGTCATCTCGTGTTCACCCTCCGATGATAATGATGTGGACGATGTATCGATTTCGAGTAACTGGGGTTTCGTGGCGGCGCGTGAGGAGCGGTGGCGGAGCGATGTCGCCATGAAAGCGGAGGGGTTGGGGAGTTTTGAGGGGATGAGGGTTTTGGATTTTGAGATGAAACCGGCCATTTTGGTTGATGACGACGGTTTGGGTGGGTTGGGGTTGGTGGTGTGGGGAGATTGTGTGTGATGAGAGAGAGGGGAGAGAGGAGAGGGTATTTATGgtttttagagagagaaagagaaaaggggGCGAAAACTGTGGATTGGATTTCGGTGTACGGATGAAAATAGGGTAACAGGTAATAATGTTAAATATGTTTGGTTTTTTGTT from Vicia villosa cultivar HV-30 ecotype Madison, WI linkage group LG4, Vvil1.0, whole genome shotgun sequence encodes the following:
- the LOC131595095 gene encoding uncharacterized protein LOC131595095 — protein: MAGFISKSKTLIPSKLPNPSAFMATSLRHRSSRAATKPQLLEIDTSSTSLSSEGEHEMTLKLFDDLIHRILVKKATPDWLPFVPGSSFWVPPRPTPSNVVHLVHKLTDAEKQQPLVNDEAISLSNLRGWPSSNYFIKGNVHGGDSGVELNIPEGMDGPVKVKVMTLPEHLPHSEDEDEP